A segment of the Ipomoea triloba cultivar NCNSP0323 chromosome 1, ASM357664v1 genome:
NNNNNNNNNNNNNNNNNNNNNNNNNNNNCTTCACCTTGGCTCCCCTATGGCTTGAGATTCATCCAAAAATGTCCCGAAAGACATACAtttccttcaattcatcaatttatgcacctaaagatataaacaattgaattaaggcacattttgcataaaatcaaattatttatcaCTCAAAATAGGTTTATATATAGGGTGAAAATATGGACAAATAGGCACTTATCAACACCCCTAGTTTGgggggaattgtaattcattgaattgcaattcaatgaattcccaaactacagtgtttggttggagggaattgcaattccgcagaactgcaattccctccaaatgatgaattgcaattcatggagtaccccccatgaattgcaattcggtggagaggaggggcaatttgttggtgtaaagacaattttgtcccTCCTCACATACCCcttgtcttttaaaaaaaaatttgaaataataataataataataataataataattattattattattatttgaaataataataataattattattattattattactactactactactattactactactattattactataaggtcattttagtcattttgtcacttcttacatttcaattccctgtactcctatttctgcataccaaacactgtaatttcaattcctactttattcattgaattgcaattccaccgaattacaattcttttccatcCTAATTcgctcctcccaaccaaacgccctgtaaagagtacattttttaaagtaaaattggGTAAACCAATTCAtaatcattaataaatataatttttttttgaattttttaattaataagaaattcGTAACCGCTatctaaatgtatatatttgataaatttactACCTCGTGACCCTagtctccaaaaaaaaattacaaataaatagtAGTATTTTCCTATAATATAACCCATTTGTGAATGCAGAAATGGTGATTGGCCAATACTGTTTTTTTTGACGCGGAGTGTGGATAGTATTTGTCAAGTCAGACAAGTTGGTTTGCTATATAGTCATATACACCTACTACATACAAAATAGCAGCATCTAATTGATAGCTAATCTGATGATAAAGGAAGAGAACacggaaaaaagaaaaaggtattCCTACTTGGTGAGAATCCAAATCCAACGGCTACGAGTAGGGTTGAATTTTTCCTAACTAGGGAAGTTTCTAAGGCGATTCAGAAAATCAGTGGGAGGTGAGAAAATTCCTGCTTTCATTCCATTTTTTGGATTTCCAGAAGCTTGGGTTTTCATTTCTTGGTATTTTATTGTCTCTGATACAAAAATCTTTGATCTTTGATTTCTATGTCTCTATGTATGGGTCTatatattcttgaaatatcaccaaagtctaattctttaaaaaaatttaatctttgttaggtttttgtttttaattgctGTTGTGTTTGGTCAATTTTGTTCTTAGTTGGGACTTGGGACTTTTCCATCTGTTAGTTGTTTTTCTACCAAACCAACCCCCAACCTTTCAATTTTCATATTAGATTAGTTCTGATCAATTCTATTTATCAAAACCTAGTTTTCCCCTTATAGTAGGCCAATACTGAAGCTCATGCTGTGTCTCTCCACATATATGCAGATTAGAGTTGTTGATTGTGTTTCAGTTGTCTCATCTTGAGATCTCTTCCTTTGTGTGTTCTGGTAAAAGGTAGACATGATTGATTTATCTTCTTTgactttttattcttatttaatttattttagtagATTTTGCTCTACATATACAAAGTCTCTGTGGGTACAAATTATCTTGATGATTGCCAGATGTTAATTATTAAGGAAGATTGTTCAGAGGTGTGATCTGTTTATCTTTTTATGTGGAAGCTGTGTCAATTTTGAAGTTCAGTTTCTAGTAATATGCTTCTGATTGTTTCTCATATCATAGATTAGAGGCATGGTGTTTCTTTCTAACCCGAAGACTTTTGGAGATTAGGCTTTGATCTGTTTTGAGATAGCGCCTAAGAAACTTCTGGTGATaataagctaatttaatccTCCTCTAGAAGACTAGATGACATAGTACATGCTAATTTGTTGCTGGGGCACTTGGGTATCAAAGATCAGGCTTCTGCCACATTTTATCCCTTTCCTTCAGACTAAGGTTTGCTGTTTGCATGACCAATCTGAATAACTGATCCTATGTTGTCTCGAGAAGCTAATTATACTATAGATTAGTAATGAACTTCTCTATATTGCTCTTCACATGCCATTTATGCATCCGTTACAAATTTATTTCTAATACATTTGGATTAGATTGAATTAGATGAACAAATatctaataatatatttatcttTTCCTCCATTTTCTTGTGTTTCATGATAGGAACCTATGTTTTTGCCTACTTGATTTGCGTATGATGAAAGCAAAAGCAATTTCTGATAGTCTGTTTTGTTTAATTGTGGTGTCCAGCACTTGCACAATTTACAAGGGAGTTTGCAGCACAGGGACAAATAATATATCATTGAGAAAGCAGCGTAGTTTTGAAGAAGGAAACGATGTCCTTAGTTAGATCATCCACTCCATTTGGAAACCGTAAATTGTATTTGCTGAATGGTCATGGCGACAACTCCACTGGCTTGTCTGCATCCATGTTCAACCCAGAAAAGCGTGAGATAGCATATGCAGCTGAATCTTACAGCAGTGGAAGTTATGATGCAAACTACTTCCTAGATTCCCCATCGCCATCATCTGAGCTTGTGCACCCGTCTGCTCCTGAAGCTTTGGTAAATTCATTCCAGCATCCTCCTCCTCCATGCCCAGTTTCGTCAGGCGAAAATTCACTAAGCTCTATCCAATCCTTGAGGAAATGCGATacttatcaaattaattatgattcGGAGTACATATCTAGCCAAAGtcctgatcccctggactttgAAGAAGGTAATGTGAGGTTGAAGCTTCAAGAACTGGAGAGAGCACTtcttgatgatgataatgatgatgatgccaTGTTTGGGTGTACTCAAAGTATGGAAGTTGATGGTCAGTGGGCCGATCCAATTTGTAGTCTGTTTCAAAATGACTCGCCCAAGGAATCTTCTTCCTCGGAGTCTAATGTTAGTACCAGTAGCAGCAATAAGCTGGATACTCATACACAGCAGACTCCAAAGCAGTTGCTTTTTAGTTGCGCTGCTGCGATTCAACACGGGAATTTAGAGCAAGCATCAGCAATGATAAACAAGCTGAGGCAGATGGTATCAATACAGGGAGAGCCTTGTGATAGAATTGCGGCCTACATGGTAGAAGCTCTTGCAGCACGAATGGATACATCTGGGAAAGGTCTTTACAAAGCTCTGAAATGCAAAGCGCCCCCCTCTAATGACCGACTTTCTGCCATGCAAGTCCTCTTTGAGGTGTGCCCGTGCTTTAGGTTTGGGTTTATGGCAGCAAATGGTGCAATTTTGGAGGCATTGACGGGCGAAAAAAATGTCCACATTATAGACTTTGACATCAACCAAGGGAGTCAATACTATACGCTGTTGCAAACACTTGCCAGTATGCCTGGAAAGCCGCCTCATCTTAGGGTAACGGGGATTGATGACCCTGAATCAGTTCAACGTCCTACTGGGGGTCTACGTCTTATTGGGCTGAGGCTTGAGAAACTGGCTGAAGATCTTAAACTTCCATTTGAGTTCAGAGCTATGCCCGCTCAATCTGAACTAGTTGCCCCAACCATGCTGGGTTGCCAACCTGGAGAAACGGTTATTGTGAACTTTGCTTTCCAGCTTCATCACATGCCAGACGAGAGCGTGTCAACAGTAAACCAACGAGACCAGCTTCTCCGGATGGTGAAGAGCCTGAACCCAAAGCTCGTAACTGTTGTCGAGCAAGATGTGAACACCAATACTACCCCATTTCTACCGAGATTTGCTGAAGCCTACAACTACTACTCTGCTGTCTTCGAATCTCTTGATGCAACTCTTCCGAGGGATAGCCAGGAGAGGATGAACGTAGAAAGGCATTGCCTGGCACGCGATATCATCAACATTATTGCTTGCGAGGGAGAGGAGAGAATAGAGCGGTATGAGGTGGCGGGAAAATGGAGAGCGAGGATGATGATGGCGGGATTCAATTCATGCCCTATTAGCCGAAACGTCAATGATTCAATTCGAAAGCTTATAAAGCAATACAGCGAGAGATACAAGGTGAAGGAGGATGCAGGGTCACTGCATTTTGGATGGGAAGACAAAATCTTGATTGTTGCTTCTGCATGGAGATAATAAAGCTAGTTAATGGTGTTAGTGTGTGCCCCTCCCTATCAAAGCTATGTCTGActttataacaatattttcgTTTTTAGATTGGGATGCTCATGCTCTGCATGATTTTGTATATTTAAGATATTACTCTGTCCGTcaactttatttgttttattttcttttattagtttgttctaaaataatattaacgtTTCTAATTTAAGTATCCACTAATCTACTCTTTTTAAGTGAGTTCcaattctcctttttttttttttagaaaagtaaattaaaatattacatttaatccGTATTgcattctaaaataatattaacgtTTCTAATTTAAATATCCACTACTctattattctttttaagtGAGTTCcaattctctctttttctttctgaaaagtaaattaaaatattacatttaatcaGTATTGCAAAACTTGTcctaacagggcgtttggttgggagcaGGAAGTGTTGAGAGAAAAGGTAAGGAACTAAATACTCAATAAAATCAGTGGAAATACTCTACAAAGAATTCAATGTAGAGATCTTTGGCACCTGCATGGTCACAACAGTATCCATTATCTTCCAGTTCCTTAGCAGTAAGAGTGTAATAAGTAATGGGGAATGGTATGCTTTTCTTAAGGTCAAGAAAACTTGTAATCCCTAAACATTATAAtatgcagttaatatattatgtgtttgtaattaaaatattatgtgcctccaatttatttatatgcacaaaatatgttaacggCAGACACATaatctaaatattattttgaattaggTCCACAATGTAAGGTGATCACTGCTGTTTGCGACAGTTTGTTTGATCTTTTAATCGCCATTTTTGGGGATCAACTTTTGTTTTTGGCTAAAAGAGAGATACCATTTTTTTCTCTGTTGAGAAGAAGAAAGTAGATATGGTTTAGACAGGCATGGTGGAAATGAAAAGGCCGGAGTGAGGGGTATATATATACAGGCTCCCATTACATTCAGCTACTTAAAAAGCCTAAAAGATATTACTTTGATATTTCAATTTTCTATTAAGGGCGTgtttggtaacctgtaaaatggcttttgaaaaatatttttcgagttttcTGTCCCTTGCCATCGCCTGGTCTGCCTCTGTCTCGCCACCTTctgattaaatataaaaatattgacaTATGAAGTCATTTTTTTATCATACACGTAAAGTGCACGCACAAAGCACGCACAATGCATGCAAAACACACGCAttatcaaatttattgtattaagACAACTAGTTCTCTTTGCATTATGAACTAAAAGAAAGTAGACAACAAAATACATCAATTGCTTAATTATATTGTAAGAAAATTCTCAACTGGAAATGAGAAAGTTGTATGTCTTTCACAGTTTTCCTTGTTCATACCACCTACTACAATAAAATCTAATACAAAAACGTACTAAATGATCCATGAATACTAACTTCACTAGCTAAATACTCTAGCACATCTCATTTGACCCAGGAATATTATTCTGAATATAAAATATACCAAACGTACTATTAGTTAAATGTTCaattaaaaaacacacaaattcACGACAGAGTATTATATAGAATATGATATACAAAACATAAAATGGGAAGACCTTACCTCCTGTGTGGGGTGAAAAGCAATGCTA
Coding sequences within it:
- the LOC116024895 gene encoding scarecrow-like protein 1, with amino-acid sequence MSLVRSSTPFGNRKLYLLNGHGDNSTGLSASMFNPEKREIAYAAESYSSGSYDANYFLDSPSPSSELVHPSAPEALVNSFQHPPPPCPVSSGENSLSSIQSLRKCDTYQINYDSEYISSQSPDPLDFEEGNVRLKLQELERALLDDDNDDDAMFGCTQSMEVDGQWADPICSLFQNDSPKESSSSESNVSTSSSNKLDTHTQQTPKQLLFSCAAAIQHGNLEQASAMINKLRQMVSIQGEPCDRIAAYMVEALAARMDTSGKGLYKALKCKAPPSNDRLSAMQVLFEVCPCFRFGFMAANGAILEALTGEKNVHIIDFDINQGSQYYTLLQTLASMPGKPPHLRVTGIDDPESVQRPTGGLRLIGLRLEKLAEDLKLPFEFRAMPAQSELVAPTMLGCQPGETVIVNFAFQLHHMPDESVSTVNQRDQLLRMVKSLNPKLVTVVEQDVNTNTTPFLPRFAEAYNYYSAVFESLDATLPRDSQERMNVERHCLARDIINIIACEGEERIERYEVAGKWRARMMMAGFNSCPISRNVNDSIRKLIKQYSERYKVKEDAGSLHFGWEDKILIVASAWR